The following are encoded together in the Equus quagga isolate Etosha38 chromosome 1, UCLA_HA_Equagga_1.0, whole genome shotgun sequence genome:
- the CCR4 gene encoding C-C chemokine receptor type 4 has product MNPTDIVDTTVDESIYNNYYLYENIPKPCTKEGIKAFGELFLPPLYSLVFLFGLLGNSVVVLVLCKYKRLKSMTDVYLLNLAISDLLFVFSLPFWGYYAADQWVFGLGLCKIISWMYLVGFYSGIFFIMLMSIDRYLAIVHAVFSLRARTLTYGVITSLATWSLAVFASLPGLLFSTCYTEHNHTYCKTKYSSNSTRWRVLSSLEINVLGLVIPLGIMLFCYSMIIKTLQHCKNEKKNKAVKMIFAVVVLFLGFWTPYNVVLFLETLVELEVLQDCTFERHLDYAIQATETLAFVHCCLNPVIYFFLGEKFRKYIVKLFKTCRGPFVLCQYCSFLQIYSSDTPSSSYTQSTVDHDRHDAL; this is encoded by the coding sequence ATGAACCCCACGGATATAGTAGACACCACCGTGGATGAAAGCATCTATAACAATTACTATCTCTATGAAAATATCCCCAAACCTTGCACCAAAGAAGGCATCAAGGCATTCGGGGAGCTCTTCCTGCCCCCACTGTACTCCTTGGTCTTTCTGTTTGGTCTGCTTGGGAATTCCGTGGTGGTTCTGGTCCTGTGTAAGTACAAGCGGCTCAAGTCCATGACTGACGTGTACCTGCTCAACCTTGCCATCTCGGACCTGCTCTTCGtgttctccctccctttctgggGCTACTACGCTGCAGACCAGTGGGTTTTTGGACTCGGTCTCTGCAAGATTATTTCCTGGATGTACTTGGTGGGTTTTTACAGTGGCATATTCTTCATCATGCTCATGAGCATCGATAGATACCTGGCGATTGTACATGCGGTGTTTTCCTTGAGAGCGAGGACCTTGACTTATGGGGTTATCACCAGCTTGGCCACATGGTCGTTGGCTGTATTCGCCTCCCTTCCAGGCCTTTTATTCAGCACTTGTTACACTGAGCACAACCATACCTACTGCAAAACCAAGTACTCTTCCAACTCCACGAGGTGGAGGGTTTTGAGCTCCCTGGAGATCAACGTTCTAGGACTGGTGATCCCCTTGGGGATCATGCTGTTTTGCTACTCCATGATCATCAAGACCTTGCAGCACTGTAAAAACGAGAAGAAGAACAAGGCAGTGAAGATGATCTTTGCGGTCGTGGTCCTCTTCCTGGGGTTCTGGACACCCTACAATGTGGTGCTCTTCCTGGAGACCCTGGTGGAGCTAGAGGTCCTTCAGGACTGCACCTTTGAAAGACACTTGGACTATGCCATTCAGGCCACAGAGACCCTGGCTTTTGTTCACTGCTGCCTTAATCCAGTCATCTACTTTTTCCTGGGAGAAAAATTTCGCAAGTACATCGTAAAGCTCTTCAAAACCTGCAGGGGCCCTTTTGTGCTCTGCCAATACTGTAGTTTCCTCCAAATTTACTCCTCTGACACCCCCAGCTCGTCTTACACGCAGTCCACAGTGGATCATGATCGCCACGATGCtctgtaa